AAACTGTTCTCGAAAGCAGATAATGCCGTCAGGCACTGGACAGCCACACTGAGTCATATCCAGTTGATGATCGGAATGGTCCTGTATTTCAAAAGCCCGCTGGTGAAATCATATTGGAATAACAGGATGGAACAGGCTCTGCCGAAGGATTTCACATTCTTTTCACTTATCCATATTACACTGATGTTTGCTGCTGTTATTGTGTTGACGGTAGGTTCGGCCATGGCCAAAAGACAAAGCCACGACCATCAAAAGTTCCGCACAATGCTTGTGTGGTTTATCTTCGCGCTGGTTATTATTTTCATTGCCATACCCTGGCCCTTTTCCCCGTTGGCAAAAAGGCCGTTAATCAGATTGTAGATTATGAAAAAGTATTTCGTCAGTTCCGCCGGGCGGCTTCGCCTGTACGCTTTTCTCGAAGGCGTATCATTGCTGGTTCTCGTGTTCATTGCCATGCCCGTGAAATACCTGATGCAGGATCCCACCTGGGTACAGGTGATCGGCCCTATTCACGGTGCATTATTCCTTTTATTCGTTTTCGGCGCCATTACCGTGGGCGTAGAGGAAAAATGGAAATTCTGGAGAACCACCTGGATCGTTCTGCTGGCCAGCTTCATTCCTTTCGGCACTTTTTATATCGACTGGAAAATACTCAGGCACCTGCAGCAGCCAGCCTAATTGAAGGTCTGCCTGTATTGTAG
This portion of the Pseudobacter ginsenosidimutans genome encodes:
- a CDS encoding DUF3817 domain-containing protein, encoding MKKYFVSSAGRLRLYAFLEGVSLLVLVFIAMPVKYLMQDPTWVQVIGPIHGALFLLFVFGAITVGVEEKWKFWRTTWIVLLASFIPFGTFYIDWKILRHLQQPA